The Onthophagus taurus isolate NC chromosome 2, IU_Otau_3.0, whole genome shotgun sequence genome includes a window with the following:
- the LOC111427498 gene encoding solute carrier family 25 member 35-like isoform X1, whose translation MEFLIGGLAATSACIFTHPLEVLKIRLQLQGELKSKGKHPIVYKNSLHAAYLIAKHEGMFALQKGLVTGLWVQLIMNGSRLGCFYDFWSSRGYDTNKKTGEKMIYRSVFIAGTGGVIGHYLSNPFYLIKTHLQSESAKAIAVGYQHHYKGTWNALKDTFRKHGLNGLFRGGVAVVPRAFVASSSQLVSFLYVKDWLNKTKYFSKKPVLTVFLGSMIGGISISVMTAPFDLILIRLYNQGVDKSGKGTLYSGYFDCIKKIYTTEGFSAFYKGVGPMYFRLGPHTVLCLMFWEVYKKIYHKYCD comes from the exons atggaatttttaaTTGGTGGTTTAGCAGCAACCTCCGCTTGTATTTTCACACATCCTTtagaagtattaaaaattcgtcTTCAACTTCAAGGCGAGTTAAAATCGAAAGGGAAACACCcgattgtttataaaaacagTTTACATGCGGCTTATTTAATAGCGAAACACGAGGGGATGTTCGCGTTGCAAAAAGGATTGGTTACCGGACTTTGGGttcaattaataatgaatGGATCTCGATTAGGTT gttTTTACGATTTTTGGTCTTCAAGAGGGTATGATACAAATAAGAAAACGGGTGAAAAGATGATTTATCGTAGTGTGTTTATCGCGGGAACCGGCGGTGTTATCGGCCATTACCTTTCAAATcctttttatttgattaaaacgCATTTGCAAAGTGAATCTGCTAAAGCGATTGCTGTTGGATATCAACATCATTATAAAGGAACTTGGAATGCGTTAAAAGATACGTTTAGAAAACATGGa tTGAATGGTTTGTTTCGTGGAGGAGTTGCTGTTGTTCCTAGAGCGTTTGTAGCATCGTCGTCCCAATTAGTTTCGTTTTTATATGTTAAAGACTGGTTGAATAAAACAAAGTATTTTTCAAAGAAACCTgttttaacagtttttcttGGAAGTATGATTGGTGGGATTTCTATTAGTGTTATGACCGCGCctttcgatttaattttaattcgacTTTATAATCAAG gaGTTGATAAATCAGGAAAAGGAACATTGTACTCTGGTTATTTTGAttgtattaagaaaatatacaCAACCGAAGGGTTTAGTGCGTTTTATAAAGGAGTGGGGCCCATGTATTTTAGATTAGGTCCTCATACTGTGTTATGTTTGATGTTTTGGgaggtttataaaaaaatttaccataaatattGTGATTAA
- the LOC111427498 gene encoding solute carrier family 25 member 35-like isoform X2: protein MEFLIGGLAATSACIFTHPLEVLKIRLQLQGELKSKGKHPIVYKNSLHAAYLIAKHEGMFALQKGLVTGLWVQLIMNGSRLGFYDFWSSRGYDTNKKTGEKMIYRSVFIAGTGGVIGHYLSNPFYLIKTHLQSESAKAIAVGYQHHYKGTWNALKDTFRKHGLNGLFRGGVAVVPRAFVASSSQLVSFLYVKDWLNKTKYFSKKPVLTVFLGSMIGGISISVMTAPFDLILIRLYNQGVDKSGKGTLYSGYFDCIKKIYTTEGFSAFYKGVGPMYFRLGPHTVLCLMFWEVYKKIYHKYCD from the exons atggaatttttaaTTGGTGGTTTAGCAGCAACCTCCGCTTGTATTTTCACACATCCTTtagaagtattaaaaattcgtcTTCAACTTCAAGGCGAGTTAAAATCGAAAGGGAAACACCcgattgtttataaaaacagTTTACATGCGGCTTATTTAATAGCGAAACACGAGGGGATGTTCGCGTTGCAAAAAGGATTGGTTACCGGACTTTGGGttcaattaataatgaatGGATCTCGATTAG gttTTTACGATTTTTGGTCTTCAAGAGGGTATGATACAAATAAGAAAACGGGTGAAAAGATGATTTATCGTAGTGTGTTTATCGCGGGAACCGGCGGTGTTATCGGCCATTACCTTTCAAATcctttttatttgattaaaacgCATTTGCAAAGTGAATCTGCTAAAGCGATTGCTGTTGGATATCAACATCATTATAAAGGAACTTGGAATGCGTTAAAAGATACGTTTAGAAAACATGGa tTGAATGGTTTGTTTCGTGGAGGAGTTGCTGTTGTTCCTAGAGCGTTTGTAGCATCGTCGTCCCAATTAGTTTCGTTTTTATATGTTAAAGACTGGTTGAATAAAACAAAGTATTTTTCAAAGAAACCTgttttaacagtttttcttGGAAGTATGATTGGTGGGATTTCTATTAGTGTTATGACCGCGCctttcgatttaattttaattcgacTTTATAATCAAG gaGTTGATAAATCAGGAAAAGGAACATTGTACTCTGGTTATTTTGAttgtattaagaaaatatacaCAACCGAAGGGTTTAGTGCGTTTTATAAAGGAGTGGGGCCCATGTATTTTAGATTAGGTCCTCATACTGTGTTATGTTTGATGTTTTGGgaggtttataaaaaaatttaccataaatattGTGATTAA
- the LOC111427497 gene encoding solute carrier family 25 member 35-like: protein MDFLIGGVAAAGASVFSNPLDVLKTRMQLQGELKAKGQHAVHYRNVFHAAVVVVKHDGVLGLQKGLGPALVMHCVRNTIRLGGYQWLNNNGYLSNRENGKTIFVNSFIASAFCGAAGAFFGSPLFLIKTQLQSQAAKNIAVGFQHGHSNAIGALKEIYNNHGINGLWRGCTGTMIRALAGSSAQLASFAQAKEHLAEYKIFRDYSILNSLVSSIIGGVFQCLLMQPFDLVSVRLYNQGVDASGKGLLYEGINDCFIKIFKSEGIAGFYKGVTANYMRLAPHGALCLVFWDILKDLQIQYVGTNPKLNNSNS, encoded by the exons ATGGATTTTCTAATTGGGGGTGTAGCAGCTGCTGGAGCAAGCGTTTTCAGTAATCCATTAGACGTTTTAAAAACCCGCATGCAACTTCAAGGTGAATTAAAAGCAAAAGGACAACATGCGGTACATTACAGAAATGTTTTTCATGCGGCCGTTGTCGTCGTTAAACACGACGGGGTTCTTGGGTTGCAAAAAGGATTGGGCCCGGCTCTGGTAATGCATTGTGTTCGAAATACGATTCGATTGGGTGGCTACCAGTGGTTAAATAATAACGGTTATTTAAGCAACCGCGAAAACggaaaaacaattttcgttAACAGTTTTATTGCGAGTGCTTTTTGCGGCGCCGCCGGAGCTTTTTTCGGAAGCcccttatttttaattaaaactcaaTTACAATCGCAAGCCGCTAAAAATATTGCTGTAGGATTCCAACACGGCCATTCTAATGCAATTGGAGCACTTAAAGAAATTTACAACAATCATGGG ataaatggTTTGTGGAGAGGCTGTACTGGAACAATGATTCGAGCTTTAGCTGGTTCTTCAGCTCAATTAGCTTCATTTGCTCAAGCAAAGGAACATTTAGCtgaatacaaaatatttagggattattccattttaaattctttagtTTCAAGTATTATTGGTGGTGTTTTTCAATGTTTATTGATGCAACCATTTGATTTGGTCTCAGTGCGTTTATATAATCAAG gtGTTGACGCATCTGGAAAAGGACTTCTATACGAGGGTATAAAcgattgttttattaaaatattcaaatccgAAGGAATTGCAGGTTTTTACAAAGGCGTCACAGCGAATTACATGAGATTAGCACCCCACGGAGCTTTATGTTTAGTTTTTTgggatattttaaaagatttacaaaTACAGTATGTTGGAACAAAcccaaaattaaacaattcaaatagctga
- the LOC111427491 gene encoding protein melted — translation MNAEEESTKYKKMQDLFFQVLKNRDLSRAGDLFSIPDAVIVNDLTDLINEIIEISSLPDYAKNDNDQSVVEICVTRVTSCVRETGSVEKHCEALVKLLESCLHHNLQVSPRGDDPPHAKISSDVISCLFLNYSKKSVMQRALPVAVKFLHKGNKELSRNMASYISLAAIDHASLLSPHVQPIMDSIISGNYPLCRVLAQIYEVSPEPLRGHAMALVTLLPHCDNQEKLSLLDLFSMIAKDNPALLEASVPQLCEYLNTSSTASGTLQIFVNMSEKKPAMLSDHLGAMKQCGTRFPQVLHLVVQVIASVGKLNKTRAQEAYLFMLENISKIDRVHHATLMRGATLLCTLHPALFSMYTDVLAEYKKYQTNNSSSNQINQIISVSSPAPLLQNQVTSGQVTIVRVGETNQPPAIPSGGGYTRRAKLGDSRSTGRLHTATNTTNHRSMTRLNIAGGSVGGLHSMTRLSSSQQINAAVVPPGGAVPIPPLSNNVVVTGMNKWGIPNMRVLGGNGVTVTTISQPRMQRPHSQGPLTLVTSNSVTVSSVYNGSGAVNVLTSGNGNVVNQTQTIPVGSSNHVSEGIGNVTGSIGHVNVTGPTTVTSRRMNNTSVTLLNAQNPVASQRVSVFEPYPMRDTIQHFCEKHLEKIKTYMENVSVKIPPPVKCTIEEKRQKKSAKLHFVCQARGQHCLYSRTSFHMRTRNPRIWIHLMFIALQAKSPHALSSRDPSVTSLKHCWDMLKCENKTFLTVVTSAFPCTKDQDALLNELRHAGFFDVFQVCPGNVAGSSNQLDEDSFIWGCFLCAHPERAVGFLRGDTQPVIEGQLKEKKGRWRLFRRWRTRYFTLSGAHLSCRGSSGGESIDVNQIQSVKVSRGARNIPKAFEIFTGNQTLILKPKDGKNAEEWVQCLSIVVAHSHAKEVPAKSNSLPGRSIGTSRTAI, via the exons ATGAATGCGGAAGAAGAATCGACGAAATACAAGAAAATGCAAGACCTGTTCTTTCAAGTTCTTAAGAATCGTGATTTATCTAGAGCCGGAGATCTTTTTTCCATACCCGACGCTGTTATTGTTAATGATCTTACTGATTtg ATTaatgaaataatcgaaatatCATCTTTACCAGATTATgcaaaaaatgataacgatCAAAGTGTGGTGGAAATATGTGTAACGAGAGTTACCTCTTGTGTAAGGGAAACTGGGAGTGTAGAAAAACATTGCGAAGCCTTGGTTAAACTATTAGAATCTTGTTTGCATCACAATTTACAAGTTTCTCCTAGAGGTGATGATCCACCCCATGCAAAAATTTCTAGCGATGTGATATCATGTTTATTTTTG aATTACAGCAAAAAATCGGTAATGCAAAGAGCTTTACCTGTGGCGGTGAAATTTCTTCATAAAGGAAATAAAGAATTATCGAGAAATATGGCATCGTATATTTCTTTGGCAGCTATTGATCATGCCTCGTTATTAAGTCCTCATGTTCAACCAATTATGGATTCCATTATATCcg GAAATTATCCTTTATGTAGAGTTCTAGCTCAAATTTATGAAGTTTCTCCGGAACCCTTAAGAGGTCATGCGATGGCTCTCGTTACATTACTTCCACATTGTGATAATCAAGAAAAACTTTCCCTTCTAGATTTGTTTTCGATGATAGCAAAGGATAATCCTGCG TTATTAGAAGCCAGTGTTCCTCAATTATGTGAGTACTTAAATACATCATCAACCGCATCCGGTACgcttcaaattttcgtgaatATGTCCGAGAAAAAACCCGCAATGTTATCAGATCATTTAGGGGCAATGAAACAATGTGGAACAAGATTTCCTCAAGTTTTACATTTGGTTGTGCAAGTTATAGCCTCTGTAGGAAAATTAAATAag acAAGAGCCCAAGAAGCTTATTTATTCATGTTggaaaacatttcaaaaatcgacagggtacaTCACGCGACATTAATGCGCGGAGCAACGTTGCTTTGTACATTACATCCGGCACTCTTTTCAATGTACACCGACGTTTTAGCTGagtacaaaaaatatcaaaccaATAATAGTTCTtcaaatcaaataaatcaGATCATTTCGGTTTCTTCACCTGCACCTTTACTTCAAAATCAAGTAACTTCCGGTCAAGTTACGATTGTAAGAGTAGGAGAAACAAATCAGCCACCAGCAATACCTTCCGGTGGTGGCTACACACGTAGAGCTAAACTCGGTGACTCGAGGAGTACCGGAAGATTGCACACAGCAACAAATACAACGAATCATCGTAGTATGACCCGTTTAAATATAGCGGGAGGATCAGTTGGGGGATTACATAGCATGACGAGATTAAGTTCATCACAACAAATTAATGCAGCTGTTGTCCCACCCGGAGGAGCAGTTCCAATTCCACCATTATCGAATAATGTTGTCGTTACTGGAATGAATAAATGGGGTATCCCAAATATGCGAGTTTTAGGAGGAAATGGGGTTACAGTTACTACAATATCTCAACCAAGAATGCAAAGACCACATAGTCAAGGACCTTTAACGTTAGTTACAAGCAATTCAGTTACCGTTAGCTCTGTTTATAATGGATCAGGTGCTGTAAACGTTTTAACAAGTGGAAATGGAAATGTTGTTAATCAAACCCAAACAATTCCGGTTGGATCATCAAATCACGTTTCGGAAGGTATTGGTAATGTAACGGGAAGTATTGGACATGTAAATGTAACCGGGCCAACTACAGTTACATCAAGAAGAATGAATAATACAAGTGTAACATTATTAAATGCTCAAAACCCCGTTGCTTCGCAAAGGGTGAGCGTTTTCGAACCATACCCAATGAGAGATACAATACAACATTTTTGcgaaaaacatttagaaaaaattaaaacttacatGGAAAATGTATCCGTTAAAATCCCGCCACCCGTTAAATGTACGATTGAAGAAAAACGCCAAAAAAAGTCAGCtaaattacattttgtttgtCAAGCGAGAGGACAACATTGTTTATATTCAAGAACATCGTTTCATATGCGTACAAGAAATCCACGGATATGGATACATTTAATGTTCATTGCGTTACAGGCTAAATCACCTCACGCTTTAAGTTCGAGAGATCCAAGTGTAACCAGTTTAAAACATTGTTGGGATATGCTAAAAtgtgaaaataaaacttttttaacagTTGTAACGAGTGCCTTTCCTTGTACAAAAGATCAAGATGCTTTATTAAACGAATTAAGACATGCTGGGTTTTTCGATGTATTTCAAGTATGTCCCGGAAACGTAGCCGGATCTTCAAATCAATTAGATGAGGATTCATTTATTTGGGGATGCTTTTTGTGTGCCCATCCTGAACGGGCTGTAGGATTTTTACGCGGTGACACCCAACCCGTCATTGAAGGTcaattaaaagagaaaaaaggcAGGTGGAGATTATTTAGACGGTGGAGAACGAGATATTTTACTTTATCGGGAGCTCATTTATCTTGTAGAGGATCG AGTGGTGGTGAAAGTATAGATGTGAATCAAATTCAATCTGTGAAAGTATCCAGAGGGGCGAGAAACATTCCAAAagcttttgagatattcaCCGGTAATCAAACTTTAATACTTAAACCAAAAGATGGAAAAAACGCCGAGGAGTGGGTTCAATGTTTGAGTATTGTTGTGGCACATTCTCATGCAAAAGAAGTTCCAGCTAAAAGTAATTCTTTACCTGGGCGAAGTATTGGGACAAGTCGAACggcaatttaa
- the LOC111427303 gene encoding transmembrane GTPase Marf isoform X1 produces the protein MAAYLNRTVSMMSGDGPHNRPIIVGGSSDLRHPVIRNGADNSPLQIFVRAKKKINDIFVEIEDYVKDTVNYMHELEKQQQIIDGNSVKKSEEFVNKVHGIRDVLARDHMKVAFFGRTSNGKSTVINAMLRDKILPSGIGHTTNCFLQVEGSPNDEAYLVLEGSDEKCSVESVGQLAHALCKEKLSESQLVRVFWPRNRCFLLRDDVVFVDSPGVDVTPNLDEWIDKHCLDADVFVLVANAESTLMVTEKNFFHKVSTKLSKPNIFILNNRWDASANEPEFLDQLDEQAQVRKQHQERAIDFLVKELKVCSSKEAEERIFFISAKEALLARIAEAGNSSPSATLADGFQTRYFEFQDFERKFEECISKSAVKTKFEQHSQRGKYIAGELREALDTIYNDAQRLREAKLVERKELHDKINYTEQQLMIITQEMKQKIHNMVEDVEQRVSKALNEEIRRLSNLVDEFNLPFHPEPLVLNVYKKELHTHVETGLGSNLRARLSTALALNMEASQREMTDRMQVLIPPETNSTGIIMPRRQQPFEILYRLNCDNLCADFHEDLEFRFSWGITTLIQRYAGSKKANILALRNDKREHPQNSIIPTTPIDTVDGRILCGNATAEDWSILSRIALASVSSQGTMGGLLVAGFLMKTVGWRVIIVTGAVYSCLYLYERLTWTNKAKEKSFKKQYVSHATRKLKMIVDLTSANCSHQVQQELSGTFARLCHLVDEATSDMDNKLKELEGQVNGLDKAASRAKVLRNKANYLTHELELFEDAYLKVHH, from the exons ATGGCAGCTTATTTAAATCGCACTGTTTCAATGATGTCCGGGGATGGTCCTCACAATCGTCCGATTATAGTCGGAGGCTCCAGTGATCTTCGTCATCCGGTGATTAGAAACGGCGCTGACAACTCTCCTTTGCAGATATTCGTTCGggcgaaaaagaaaattaacgaTATTTTcgttgaaattgaagattatgTTAAAGATACCGTTAATTATATGCACGAATTGGAGAAGCAACAACAAATTATTGATGGAAATTCGGTTAAGAAATCAGaagaatttgttaataaagttcATGGTATTCGAGATGTTTTGGCTCGCGATCACATGAAAGTAGCTTTTTTTGGGAGGACATCGAATGGAAAAAGCACGGTTATTAATGCAATGTTACGCGATAAGATCTTACCAAGCGGAATAGGGCACActacaaattgttttttaCAAGTCGAGGGATCTCCTAATGATGAGGCTTATTTAGTTTTGGAAGGAAGCGATGAAAAATGTTCTGTAGAATCCGTTGGGCAACTCGCCCATGCTTTATGTAAAGAGAAATTGAGTGAATCACAATTAGTCCGGGTGTTTTGGCCAAGAAATCGTTGCTTTCTTTTACGCGACGatgttgtttttgttgattccCCCGGTGTTGATGTTACCCCAAACTTAGACGAATGGATCGATAAGCATTGTTTAGATGCCGATGTGTTTGTGCTGGTTGCGAATGCTgaatctacactgatggttaCG gagaaaaatttctttcataaAGTGTCAACGAAACTTTCTAAAccaaacatatttattttgaataatcgTTGGGATGCTTCGGCGAATGAACCGGAATTTTTAGATcag TTGGATGAACAGGCACAG gTAAGAAAACAACATCAAGAACGTGCAATAGACTTCTTggtaaaagaattaaaagtatGTTCCTCAAAAGAAGCCGAAGaacgaatattttttatttccgcAAAAGAAGCTTTATTGGCACGAATCGCCGAGGCCGGAAACAGTTCGCCATCGGCAACGTTAGCGGATGGTTTCCAAACGCGTTACTTTGAATTTCAAGATTTCGAACGAAAATTTGAAGAGTGTATTTCAAAGTCAGCggtaaaaacgaaatttgaaCAGCATTCTCAACGTGGAAAATATATCGCCGGTGAATTACGAGAAGCCCTTGACACCATTTATAACGACGCTCAACGATTACGCGAAGCAAAATTAGTCGAACGAAAAGAATTAcacgataaaattaattataccgAACAACAATTGATGATAATAACGCAAgagatgaaacaaaaaattcataatatgGTCGAAGATGTTGAACAAAGAGTTTCGAAAGCTTTAAACGAAGAAATAAGGAGGTTAAGTAATTTAGTTGACGAATTTAATTTACCGTTTCATCCGGAACCtttagttttaaatgtttataaaaaagaattacacACTCACGTGGAAACGGGGCTCGGTTCTAATTTAAGAGCTAGATTATCAACAGCTTTAGCTTTGAACATGGAAGCGAGTCAACGCGAAATGACGGATCGAATGCAAGTGTTGATTCCTCCAGAAACAAATTCAACCGGAATTATTATGCCAAGGAGACAACAACCATTCGAAATCCTTTACCGTTTAAATTGCGATAATTTATGCGCCGATTTCCATGAAGATTTAGAGTTTCGATTTTCTTGGGGTATCACAACTTTAATTCAACGTTACGCGGGAAGTAAAAAGGCTAATATTTTGGCTTTAAGAAACGATAAAAGGGAACATCCCCAAAATTCAATTATTCCAACGACTCCAATTGATACTGTTGATGGGAGAATATTATGTGGAAATGCAACTGCTGAGGATTGGTCAATTTTAAGTCGAATTGCCTtagctagtgttagttctcaAGGAACAATGGGTGGTTTACTTGTAGCtgggtttttaatgaaaactgTAGGTTGGAGGGTTATCATTGTAACCGGTGCTGTTTATTCATGtctttatttatatgaaaGATTAACATGGACCAACAAAGCTaaagaaaaatcgtttaaaaagcAATATGTTTCACATGCGacgagaaaattaaaaatgattgttgaTTTAACATCAGCAAATTGTAGCCATCAAGTGCAACAAGAACTTAGCGGTACTTTTGCTAGGTTATGTCATCTTGTTGATGAAGCCACCAGTGATAtggataataaattaaaagaattagaaGGACAAGTTAATGGTTTGGATAAAGCGGCTAGTCGAGCtaaagttttgagaaataagGCGAATTATTTAACGCATGAATTGGAGTTGTTCGAAGATGCTTATTTAAAAGTTCatcattga
- the LOC111427303 gene encoding transmembrane GTPase Marf isoform X2: MAAYLNRTVSMMSGDGPHNRPIIVGGSSDLRHPVIRNGADNSPLQIFVRAKKKINDIFVEIEDYVKDTVNYMHELEKQQQIIDGNSVKKSEEFVNKVHGIRDVLARDHMKVAFFGRTSNGKSTVINAMLRDKILPSGIGHTTNCFLQVEGSPNDEAYLVLEGSDEKCSVESVGQLAHALCKEKLSESQLVRVFWPRNRCFLLRDDVVFVDSPGVDVTPNLDEWIDKHCLDADVFVLVANAESTLMVTEKNFFHKVSTKLSKPNIFILNNRWDASANEPEFLDQVRKQHQERAIDFLVKELKVCSSKEAEERIFFISAKEALLARIAEAGNSSPSATLADGFQTRYFEFQDFERKFEECISKSAVKTKFEQHSQRGKYIAGELREALDTIYNDAQRLREAKLVERKELHDKINYTEQQLMIITQEMKQKIHNMVEDVEQRVSKALNEEIRRLSNLVDEFNLPFHPEPLVLNVYKKELHTHVETGLGSNLRARLSTALALNMEASQREMTDRMQVLIPPETNSTGIIMPRRQQPFEILYRLNCDNLCADFHEDLEFRFSWGITTLIQRYAGSKKANILALRNDKREHPQNSIIPTTPIDTVDGRILCGNATAEDWSILSRIALASVSSQGTMGGLLVAGFLMKTVGWRVIIVTGAVYSCLYLYERLTWTNKAKEKSFKKQYVSHATRKLKMIVDLTSANCSHQVQQELSGTFARLCHLVDEATSDMDNKLKELEGQVNGLDKAASRAKVLRNKANYLTHELELFEDAYLKVHH; this comes from the exons ATGGCAGCTTATTTAAATCGCACTGTTTCAATGATGTCCGGGGATGGTCCTCACAATCGTCCGATTATAGTCGGAGGCTCCAGTGATCTTCGTCATCCGGTGATTAGAAACGGCGCTGACAACTCTCCTTTGCAGATATTCGTTCGggcgaaaaagaaaattaacgaTATTTTcgttgaaattgaagattatgTTAAAGATACCGTTAATTATATGCACGAATTGGAGAAGCAACAACAAATTATTGATGGAAATTCGGTTAAGAAATCAGaagaatttgttaataaagttcATGGTATTCGAGATGTTTTGGCTCGCGATCACATGAAAGTAGCTTTTTTTGGGAGGACATCGAATGGAAAAAGCACGGTTATTAATGCAATGTTACGCGATAAGATCTTACCAAGCGGAATAGGGCACActacaaattgttttttaCAAGTCGAGGGATCTCCTAATGATGAGGCTTATTTAGTTTTGGAAGGAAGCGATGAAAAATGTTCTGTAGAATCCGTTGGGCAACTCGCCCATGCTTTATGTAAAGAGAAATTGAGTGAATCACAATTAGTCCGGGTGTTTTGGCCAAGAAATCGTTGCTTTCTTTTACGCGACGatgttgtttttgttgattccCCCGGTGTTGATGTTACCCCAAACTTAGACGAATGGATCGATAAGCATTGTTTAGATGCCGATGTGTTTGTGCTGGTTGCGAATGCTgaatctacactgatggttaCG gagaaaaatttctttcataaAGTGTCAACGAAACTTTCTAAAccaaacatatttattttgaataatcgTTGGGATGCTTCGGCGAATGAACCGGAATTTTTAGATcag gTAAGAAAACAACATCAAGAACGTGCAATAGACTTCTTggtaaaagaattaaaagtatGTTCCTCAAAAGAAGCCGAAGaacgaatattttttatttccgcAAAAGAAGCTTTATTGGCACGAATCGCCGAGGCCGGAAACAGTTCGCCATCGGCAACGTTAGCGGATGGTTTCCAAACGCGTTACTTTGAATTTCAAGATTTCGAACGAAAATTTGAAGAGTGTATTTCAAAGTCAGCggtaaaaacgaaatttgaaCAGCATTCTCAACGTGGAAAATATATCGCCGGTGAATTACGAGAAGCCCTTGACACCATTTATAACGACGCTCAACGATTACGCGAAGCAAAATTAGTCGAACGAAAAGAATTAcacgataaaattaattataccgAACAACAATTGATGATAATAACGCAAgagatgaaacaaaaaattcataatatgGTCGAAGATGTTGAACAAAGAGTTTCGAAAGCTTTAAACGAAGAAATAAGGAGGTTAAGTAATTTAGTTGACGAATTTAATTTACCGTTTCATCCGGAACCtttagttttaaatgtttataaaaaagaattacacACTCACGTGGAAACGGGGCTCGGTTCTAATTTAAGAGCTAGATTATCAACAGCTTTAGCTTTGAACATGGAAGCGAGTCAACGCGAAATGACGGATCGAATGCAAGTGTTGATTCCTCCAGAAACAAATTCAACCGGAATTATTATGCCAAGGAGACAACAACCATTCGAAATCCTTTACCGTTTAAATTGCGATAATTTATGCGCCGATTTCCATGAAGATTTAGAGTTTCGATTTTCTTGGGGTATCACAACTTTAATTCAACGTTACGCGGGAAGTAAAAAGGCTAATATTTTGGCTTTAAGAAACGATAAAAGGGAACATCCCCAAAATTCAATTATTCCAACGACTCCAATTGATACTGTTGATGGGAGAATATTATGTGGAAATGCAACTGCTGAGGATTGGTCAATTTTAAGTCGAATTGCCTtagctagtgttagttctcaAGGAACAATGGGTGGTTTACTTGTAGCtgggtttttaatgaaaactgTAGGTTGGAGGGTTATCATTGTAACCGGTGCTGTTTATTCATGtctttatttatatgaaaGATTAACATGGACCAACAAAGCTaaagaaaaatcgtttaaaaagcAATATGTTTCACATGCGacgagaaaattaaaaatgattgttgaTTTAACATCAGCAAATTGTAGCCATCAAGTGCAACAAGAACTTAGCGGTACTTTTGCTAGGTTATGTCATCTTGTTGATGAAGCCACCAGTGATAtggataataaattaaaagaattagaaGGACAAGTTAATGGTTTGGATAAAGCGGCTAGTCGAGCtaaagttttgagaaataagGCGAATTATTTAACGCATGAATTGGAGTTGTTCGAAGATGCTTATTTAAAAGTTCatcattga